ATCTTGTAGGGTATGCAAAAGGACAGAAAGGCGCTGAACTTCAGTCTCCTTCATCGACTTGGCGCGGAAGAGGAAGAGCAGCATGGGCTCTGCAGATTCTCCGTACTGGAAACGAACGAGGTCTGCCATTTCCCGGCTTGCTTCGGCACCTGAACGTTGATCAGCGACGGTCTGCATGATTTCTTTTAATCGGCGATTGGTTTTATCAAAGGTATGTACGGATATGCCAAGCCGCTCGGCATACTGTTTGCGGTTATACGCACCGCTTGTCAGGGATAACATGCGTAAGAACTGAATTTCTTTGTCAAAACTCTCTCTTGCCATGCACATTCACTCCTTGTTATCCCTTTATTGTAGCAGGAAGAGTGTCAGGTTTCATTTTAAACTTATGAAGGATGACTCCATTTCAGAAATGGTGTCGTCATACTTTTGCCATGTTCGCGTGCGGATGTATGAGGCATAATGAGGTTGTGAAGCGGGGCAGCAACAAGCACTGTGGATCAAGGTTCCGAGGCGCCAGGGAGGGTTACTTCGACTGTTAATCGACCAGGTCGTTGGTTCGAATCCAATCGCCGCCGTTCATGGCGGTGTAGCTCAGCGGTAGAGCGGGTATTATACCTTCCCACCTTTTTCCTCGGAACATTTTATTATGAAAGAACAGTAAATAGACTCACACCGGGAGGTCATGAGTGATGAGCAGAGCGAAACAATTATTCAATCAACCTCAGCCAACGACACGTAATCATGGGGGCTACGGAGCCTATGAGCGATTGGTGGAGGAACAATATATACAGATGTTGATGACCAATACATTGAACAATACGTTCTATGCAGATACCCAGCAACTGATGCACGATGCGATGGTCAGTCATCAGGAGATGGCTGAGGTCGATGCAGGGTATATGGCGCGGGCGCTGGTCTATGCTCGTAATGAAGGTTTGATGCGGTTACAGCCTCTATACGGGCTGGCACTGCTGTCCAAAGTGGACGTGGATCAGTTTGCAAAGGTGTTCTCTCAAGTCGTACAGACACCGGCTGATCTGGCTGATTTTCTGACCATTCTGAGAGGAATGGGTCGAGGGCAGGGCGGCCGAGCAGTGAAGCGTCAGGTGAGTCTCTTTTTGAACGGGATCAGTGAATACTGGGCGATCAAATACAACGGACGCGGGCGAGGATACAGTCTGGGAGATATGATCGCTACAGCACACCCCAAGCCGAAAGATATGAAGCAGCAAGTCTTGTTTCGTTATTTGCTCGGACATGAGGTGGATCTTACGGAACTGCCACAGTTGCAAGCGCTGGAAGAACTGAAAGCTACGCCCAACCCCGCAAGCCGGATGCATCTGATCGAGAAAGGTAAACTCCCGTACTCGGTGGTAACATCGATCATGCAACCGACACGTACGGTGTGGGAGGCGTTAATGTCACAGATGCCGACCTTTGCGTTGCTGCGTCATCTGAACGCAATGGATCGGGCAGGTGTTTTTGAAAAATCGAAAAATATCGATTACGTAACGGGCCGTCTAACGGATGCAGAAGCCCTGCACAAGTCGCGAATCTTACCTTTCCGATTCGCCAGTGCGTATGAAATGATTGCGAGGGAAGAACTGCGGGATGCTTTGCGGCAAGCGGTGGAGCTATCGATTGGCAACCTGCCATCGCTGCCGGGAAGAACCGCCATTTTCCTGGATCGCTCCGGTTCCATGCAAGGGGATTATTTACGCATCGGTTCGGTGCTGGCACTGGCGCTTTATAAACAAACTGGAGGTAACGCACTGTTCTGGTTATTCGACCATATGGTTGAAGATGCTCGTCCCAAGATGAATGAAAGCATTCTTTCTCAAGCTCACCGGATTCGCGCACAAGGTGGGACAGACACAGGTCGACCTGTGCGGGAACTTCGGGATATCGGAGAAAAAGTGGATCAGATCATTATGATTACCGATGAACAGCAGAATGAAGGCAGCCCGTTATATGCCGAGCTTGAGCGATATCGCCGGATGATGAATCCGGAGCTAAAGGCATTTATTGTGGATATAGCACCTTATCAGCAAGCACTGGTACCACCGCGGGATGGCAAGACCTTTTACATCTACGGCTGGAGTGAAACAGTATTGACGTATATTGCCGAGACTGTGGCCGGATATGATATACTCGCGGACCGGGTTAGAGAGATAGAGATTTAATTGAGGGAATTCGGAGGCGGCTGACCATGACCTACGTTCATGAAGAAATGAAAGATACGATTAGACAACAGCTGAAGCAGATTGAACAGGAGGAGCAGGTACGGATCATTTATGCCTGTGAATCAGGCAGCCGGGCGTGGGGATTTCCTTCCCAGGATAGTGATTATGATGTGCGTTTTCTGTATGTAAGACCGCTGGAATGGTACTTGTCGATCAAGGATCGAAGGGATGTTATTGAGCGCCCGATCAGTGATCAGCTTGATATCAATGGTTGGGATCTGCGCAAGGCGTTGAAGCTGTTTCGCAAATCGAACCCGCCACTCTTGGAGTGGCTGCAATCCCCCATCCAGTATGATGAACGGTATAACGTGGCACAGCATATCCGGGCCCTTTCACCGTTGACCTTCTCGCCCAAGTCCTGCATGTATCATTATCTGAATATGGCGAAGGGCAATTTCCGGGATTATTTACAAGGTGAGCGAGTGAAGATTAAAAAGTACTTCTATGTTCTTCGTCCATTGCTCGCTTGTGGGTGGATCGAACGTTATGATGCGATGCCACCAATGGCATTTGAAGAGCTGGTGCGAGAACTTGTCCCTGCGAATACATCGCTGTATACGGAGATTCATGAATTGCTGCGCCGCAAAAAGGCAGGCGAGGAGCTGGATCTGGAGCCGCAGTTGCCAGCAATACAGACTTTTCTGGCCGAGAAGATCGAGCATTTTGAACAACTGGCCGGACAGATGGAAAATGAGCAGGTGATTCAATTTGAAGATTTGGATCGAATTTTCCGCTTGGCATTGCAAGAGGTGTGGGGCGAAGGGGAATAATTAGGACGTTCCTTCACCCAGGCGTGCGATCAAATGAGGGATGTTCACGTCTAGAACGTATAAAGTCCAAGTCGACTGGCTGATTGTGAAGAATCACGAGGGAGAGAATGTTCTAAGGAACACAGGACATCTACTGTGGCATCCAGAGTGTCTTTTTAAATTGTAAGGAACATGGGACACGTTATTTTCCGAAAAAGTTGGATAAAAGGATGGGAAAAGGCGGTTTAGCTCCATATAGCGTGACTCGGGTTCGTTAGATTTACGGGGACACTGCTCCACATGAAATAAGACGCCAGCGATTCGTTAGCGCTCCATCATGTAGTTGTGCTGCTCTCACTCCGGGACGTTCAAGTATGTTGGGGCTTTCAGCAGGTTAGTAGACACGCTCTGGGGCGTGATGAAAGCTCTGGGGCGTGATGAAATTTTCAAATAAAAGGAGGAGAACTGATGCATCTGATCTTGAAAGCAAGCGGCGCTGACGCGGGGGTTATATCCCATTTGTTAGCGAAGAACCCGCTGAATATATATGATCGTGTAGACAAAGGCGTGCGTGTAAGAATGGTGTACACCAAGGCTACAGAGACCGAAACAGAAGTGCTGATTCATGCCGAGCCTGATCCTGTGGATCTGGTCAGAGGCACGCCGGATGGGTATGACATAACGCAATATATCAATGATCGTGAGTTCGTGACCAGCAGCCTGTTCTGCTCCTACATACGTGGGGCGCTAGGAACGGCCCTGAATGGCAAGCCCAAGGAAGACTATGTGCAATGGGTAGGTCACGCTTTCGAATTGGAACTGACCTTTGGACCGGTGGCATCCGACCTGCCGGATCGGGTTGTGGAGGAATTATTCTCGCCATTAGGATACGCAGTTTCGATGGAACGTGGAGAGTTGTCCTATTCCTTTGATCTGAAAAATAAAAGCACAGTTCGCCATATCACCTTGCGTGGTCGTAACACGGTACAACATGCATTGCGTCAGCTTTTTCTGCTGATTCCAGTGCTGGATAATTACAAACACTATTTCATCAGTGAAGATGAGATCGATAAAATCAAACGTTACGGTGAAGGGTGGCTGGATGCTCATCCACTGAAAGAGCTCATTGTGAAGCGTACGCTTCGTTTTGCCGAACTGATCCGGCAGTATGAGCGTCAAGAGGGTGCTTTGTATGCGTCTTTTGGACTGGAGAGCGGAATGGCTCAAGTCTTGGATACGGTTATTCAGAAGAATAACGTGGGACATCGGGAAGACAGAGAACAAGATCAACGTGAGTCCGAGTCCGTTAGCGATGGCGGGCATTCTGAACCTCCTGTGCGGTTAAACGAGTTGCGTTATCGAGCGATTACGGATGTGGTATCAGCGTTGCCAGTCAAACGGAGCATTGTTGATATGGGAGCTGGTGAGGGCAAGCTGTCTGCTCGTTTGGCGCACATCTCCGGTGTGGAGTCAATTCTGGCGGTTGAACCTTCAGGTCAGTCACGACTACGGGCCATGGAGCGCTTCGCGAAGCTGGAGGGTCGTTCTGAAGTGGTGGCTATACCGGAGCCGATCATCGGTTCACTTTTTTATTTTGACGAGCAGATGCAAAACCAGGACGTCATGATCCTGTGCGAAGTGATTGAGCATATTGAGGAATATCGTCTGAACAGAATTATGGATACAATCATGAACGAATATCAGCCAGAAGTGCTGCTAGTTACTACGCCAAACAAGGAATATAACGAAGTGTACGCAATGGAGCAGGAAAGTTTCCGTCACCATGATCATCGCTTTGAGTGGACCCGTGCGGAGCTGGCTTCCCGGTGTGAGGAATGGACGCAACGGGGGAGCTATGGCTATGAAATTAAGGGTATCGGTGAGCATGTAGAAGGCTATGGACAACCTACTCAACTGGTCATTTTTGAGCGGAGAAAGGAGAGTCAATCATGAGGAGAAAAATGAGACCGAACGAAATCTCGGATAATGGCAGAGAACAGAAGGATCGGAAAAGTGGGACGGAGGAAAGACAGCGTGAGATTCGTCTACCCCACGCAGGCATTGTCGTTCTCGTCGGCCCATCCAACAGTGGCAAAAGTACGTTGCTGAATCGTCTCGTTGCAGAAAGCGTCATTCGCCGCACGGAAGCCGTCTCGTCCGATCAATTCCGCATGCTGGTTGGAGATGATGAGTATGTGGATTGGAAACACCGTCCCCGTAGTGAAGCGGATGTGATCTATGCGGAGTATCAGCAAGTATCGGCCAAAGCCTTTGAAGCGATGGAGGCGATGCTCGCAACCCGCTGTCGTCTGAACAAGCTGACTTGGGTGGATGCGACACATCTGTATCCAGAGGATCGGGAGCGGCTGATTCAGGTGGCAAGAAAAGCTCATGTATCTGTGATTGCTGTTGTGCTGGATATCCCGGAAAAAGAACTGCTGGAACGTGATGCCCAGCGGGAGTATCCGCGTGGACGCCAACGGGTGAAACAACAGGTGCAGCAGTTCAAGCGCACATTGCGCTCGATCCGTGAGGATGGCTTTGATGCCAGTTATGTGCTGAAGCAGCCGGATGAGATTACGTTTGTCCGCACATCCAATCCGCTGGTGACTGACATGGGTACAGGTATAGATATCATCGGAGATATTCATGGTTGTTACGAAGAAATGATGGAATTAATTGTGCGTCTCGGGTATGTGGACGAGGATGAAAGTGGCTTGTACCGTCATCCTGAAGGACGGAAATTGGTTTCGGTCGGCGACGTAACGAGCCGTGGACCAGAATCATTAAAATCTCTGTTGTTCTGGCAACGTCATTGTGACGCCGAGCTCGCCTACATGATTGACAGCAATCACGGCTGGAAGATTGCACGTTATCTGGATGGTCATGACGTTACGCTGAATCATGGTGACGAACGTGTAGAGATAGAGTTGCAACAGCTTGAACAGGAGCACGGTCAGGAGACGGCGAAGCGAGTACGTGCAGAGCTTAGATCATTTCTGCTTGAAGCACCATCTCATCTGGTATTTTCCCGCAATGGGGTAAGACAAGTCGTTGTTGCACACGCAGGGATTCGAGATCATTTTATCGGGAAACAGTCCAAACGCATTCAGGATTACTGCCGATATGGCGATGTGGATGGGACGGATGAGCAAGGTCGGCCGGTGCGCAAGGATTGGTACGTGGATCACAATTCAGGTGAATGCATCGTTTGGGGACATGATCCTCGTCCATATCCTACGATTGTGAATGATACGGTCAATATTGATCAAGGTGTCGTTTTTGGTGGCATGCTCACTGCTTGGCGAATGCCAGAACGTGAGGCAGTCAGTGTTCCGGCGAGGCAGGATTATGCTGGAGATCCGGATAGTCCATTAAAGCGCTGGGAACAGCGGCGTTTTGCTCCGCCTAACATACGTAAGTTCAAAGAGGGTTTCACGGTTCAAACAGCATCTAAACTGGATGTGTCTGTGCACGGTGAGGTGGCGAAGACGGCAATTGATACGTTTTCCCATTATACTGTACCACTGGAAGAACTGCTCTATATCCCGCCTACGATGAGTCCGCCGCCGGGTGTATGTTCCGTAGAGGGATATCTGGAACATCCACAGGATGCATTCCAGTATTATCGCTCACAGGGCGTTACCCGTATGGTTGCCGAGAAGAAACATATGGGCAGCCGGGCCATTTTACTTCTTTTCCGTGATGAGCAAGCTGCGGAGCAGCGTGTGGGCCGACCGATGCTGGGGAACATCGTGACACGGACGGGCCGATCCTTTTTTGATCCTTCAACAGAGCAGGATGTGCTCTCCAGATTACATGCGGACTTTACTGCAGATGGTTATTTTGATCGTCATCAGACGAAGTTTGTACTGCTCGATGCCGAGATTGTTCCTTGGAATCTAAAGGCGCGTGAGCTGATTGCTTCACAATATGCACACGTGGCCGAAGCCTCGCTGATGGATCGCTCT
The window above is part of the Paenibacillus sp. 1781tsa1 genome. Proteins encoded here:
- a CDS encoding polynucleotide kinase-phosphatase, producing MRRKMRPNEISDNGREQKDRKSGTEERQREIRLPHAGIVVLVGPSNSGKSTLLNRLVAESVIRRTEAVSSDQFRMLVGDDEYVDWKHRPRSEADVIYAEYQQVSAKAFEAMEAMLATRCRLNKLTWVDATHLYPEDRERLIQVARKAHVSVIAVVLDIPEKELLERDAQREYPRGRQRVKQQVQQFKRTLRSIREDGFDASYVLKQPDEITFVRTSNPLVTDMGTGIDIIGDIHGCYEEMMELIVRLGYVDEDESGLYRHPEGRKLVSVGDVTSRGPESLKSLLFWQRHCDAELAYMIDSNHGWKIARYLDGHDVTLNHGDERVEIELQQLEQEHGQETAKRVRAELRSFLLEAPSHLVFSRNGVRQVVVAHAGIRDHFIGKQSKRIQDYCRYGDVDGTDEQGRPVRKDWYVDHNSGECIVWGHDPRPYPTIVNDTVNIDQGVVFGGMLTAWRMPEREAVSVPARQDYAGDPDSPLKRWEQRRFAPPNIRKFKEGFTVQTASKLDVSVHGEVAKTAIDTFSHYTVPLEELLYIPPTMSPPPGVCSVEGYLEHPQDAFQYYRSQGVTRMVAEKKHMGSRAILLLFRDEQAAEQRVGRPMLGNIVTRTGRSFFDPSTEQDVLSRLHADFTADGYFDRHQTKFVLLDAEIVPWNLKARELIASQYAHVAEASLMDRSTLLDKLREAEAAGRNVDEWLQETAGKLANAQTFRNVFQKYCWDVDDINDIRIAPFHTLAHSSGAFWEQTHEWHMEQNREFARISNLMMETEYRVIASEADEADVIRWWNEITAEGHEGIVIKPETFRAWNNNKMIQPAIKVRGRAYLHIIYGMDYLAPENLLRLRKRKTSKKERHALMESALGMEGIERFIRREPVERIHECVLATLSLESERVDPRL
- a CDS encoding nucleotidyltransferase domain-containing protein, with protein sequence MTYVHEEMKDTIRQQLKQIEQEEQVRIIYACESGSRAWGFPSQDSDYDVRFLYVRPLEWYLSIKDRRDVIERPISDQLDINGWDLRKALKLFRKSNPPLLEWLQSPIQYDERYNVAQHIRALSPLTFSPKSCMYHYLNMAKGNFRDYLQGERVKIKKYFYVLRPLLACGWIERYDAMPPMAFEELVRELVPANTSLYTEIHELLRRKKAGEELDLEPQLPAIQTFLAEKIEHFEQLAGQMENEQVIQFEDLDRIFRLALQEVWGEGE
- a CDS encoding 3' terminal RNA ribose 2'-O-methyltransferase Hen1, with translation MHLILKASGADAGVISHLLAKNPLNIYDRVDKGVRVRMVYTKATETETEVLIHAEPDPVDLVRGTPDGYDITQYINDREFVTSSLFCSYIRGALGTALNGKPKEDYVQWVGHAFELELTFGPVASDLPDRVVEELFSPLGYAVSMERGELSYSFDLKNKSTVRHITLRGRNTVQHALRQLFLLIPVLDNYKHYFISEDEIDKIKRYGEGWLDAHPLKELIVKRTLRFAELIRQYERQEGALYASFGLESGMAQVLDTVIQKNNVGHREDREQDQRESESVSDGGHSEPPVRLNELRYRAITDVVSALPVKRSIVDMGAGEGKLSARLAHISGVESILAVEPSGQSRLRAMERFAKLEGRSEVVAIPEPIIGSLFYFDEQMQNQDVMILCEVIEHIEEYRLNRIMDTIMNEYQPEVLLVTTPNKEYNEVYAMEQESFRHHDHRFEWTRAELASRCEEWTQRGSYGYEIKGIGEHVEGYGQPTQLVIFERRKESQS
- a CDS encoding TROVE domain-containing protein, translating into MSRAKQLFNQPQPTTRNHGGYGAYERLVEEQYIQMLMTNTLNNTFYADTQQLMHDAMVSHQEMAEVDAGYMARALVYARNEGLMRLQPLYGLALLSKVDVDQFAKVFSQVVQTPADLADFLTILRGMGRGQGGRAVKRQVSLFLNGISEYWAIKYNGRGRGYSLGDMIATAHPKPKDMKQQVLFRYLLGHEVDLTELPQLQALEELKATPNPASRMHLIEKGKLPYSVVTSIMQPTRTVWEALMSQMPTFALLRHLNAMDRAGVFEKSKNIDYVTGRLTDAEALHKSRILPFRFASAYEMIAREELRDALRQAVELSIGNLPSLPGRTAIFLDRSGSMQGDYLRIGSVLALALYKQTGGNALFWLFDHMVEDARPKMNESILSQAHRIRAQGGTDTGRPVRELRDIGEKVDQIIMITDEQQNEGSPLYAELERYRRMMNPELKAFIVDIAPYQQALVPPRDGKTFYIYGWSETVLTYIAETVAGYDILADRVREIEI